The Deltaproteobacteria bacterium genomic sequence ACGTCCGCCAAGGTGAGCCAACCATAAGGTTCGTGATCGTGCACCACGCGCCCGTCTTCAAATTGTAAAAATCCGTTCTCACAAAAAAACTTGTCCTGCGGAGAAGCAACACCGCTTTCAATGGCCGCGGCCGCCGTAATAACTTTGAAAGTGGAACCCGGTTCATAAACATCCGTCACTGCACGGTTACGCCATGCCTCAAAATCAACCTGATCAAAACGATTCGGATTATAGGAGGGGTAGTTGGCCATGCCCAAAATTGCTCCTGTTTTGGGGTTTAACAGCATGGCAAGCCCCGCCTTTGCATTCGATTTTTGCACCGCTTCCGTCACAACTTTCTCCGCAAAAAACTGGAGATTTTTATCGAGAGTCAAATAGACATCTCCCTTATTCAACGGTCCCTCATTGGGAGAAGGCGTGCGATACAATTGGCCTCTGGCATCCCTAAGATAAACACCGGAGGTTGGTTGAATCATCAAATAGGAATCATAGGCCATTTCAATGCCCGCGAGTGCCTGCGCATCAACGCCCACCGCTCCCAAAATGGAAGCGGCCAACGCACCATGAGGATAAAAACGCATATTTTCTTTGATATTATGAAGTTGTTCCAAGTTGAGTTGTCTTACTTTCTCCATTGTTGCCGCAGTGACGCGTCTTTTGATCCAGACAAATCTTTTCTTTTCCTTAAATTTTTCAAGCAATGATTCTTTCGACACACCCAAAACAGGCGCAAGAGACTGAGCCATTTGCGCGCCATTTTTCAAATGTTTTGGATCTACATAAAGAGACCAAGTGGGCACACTGATCGCCAACTCCTGACCCTTTCTATCCAGAATGCGGCTTCTGTCACTCGCCTGCTGGATAGCGGCCCGGTATTGTCGCAAAGCAATCTCTTCCAATTTTTCGTTGTCTTGTAGCATCAAATCAACCGCCCTCCCGATGATCATCAAAAATCCAAAACACAGTGCCAGGTAAAAAAACTTCAGACGTTTCTTCGATTTATCCTCTTTTGTCAGCGCCGGGTTCGTAAAACGAACTTTCATCGTTTTCCTTTTTCATTGTTGTATAAACAAAACTTTGCCGGCTTCCGGAGAAGCAAGTCCAAGTCTTTTGGCCCAATCGGCCAGCCGTGATGTCGACTTGGCCTGAGCCACTTTTGATTTTAATAAAGCATTGTCACGCGTCATTTCGGCAATCTCTCCTTTGGTTTTTGAAACATCGTAACCCAGTTCAATCACCTTGATACGCGACCACGCATACAAAAGAGCCAAAAACAAAACGATTGCGCTCAAGAAAATTTTTCGCGACATAACAATGAAAAACCACAGACATGTCATCCCCGCGAAGCTTGTCCCTGCAGGTAGTAGGCAGGGAGCGGGGATCCAGTTATTTATTACTGGTTCCCGACTTTCGTCGGTACGACGTCTGGATTCCTGCCTTCGCAGGAATGACAGAAAAATATAATTCTACAAAGGTTCACACATTCCCCCTCCCCCTTACCCCCTCCCTCGAGGGGAGGGGGGCTGGGGGGAGGGTGGCAATAATAAAACTCTCAATTTTGCCGAACGCGATCTTGGATTTACTTTAATTTCTTCTTTCGAAGCGATCACCGGTCTTTTTGTCAAAATTTTAAAACCTTTTTTTGAAAGATCGCGAAAAGTGTGTTTCACAATCCGATCCTCCAGAGAGTGGTAACTCATGACACACAAATGCCCGCCTTCTTTTAAAAGAGCAGGAGCGGCCGAAAGGAATCGCTTCAAAGAACCCAGTTCATCATTCACCCAAATGCGCAAAGCCTGAAAAGTGCGGGTGGCCGGATGAATTCTTCCGTAACGTTGTCTTGGGGGGTAGATATTAAAAACAGACGTGGCAACATCCAGTGTTGTCTGCAATTCTCCCCTCCTTATCTTTTCCAAAAGAGCCCTTGCAATTTTGGGTGCCAGTCTCTCTTCACCGTACTCTCTCAAAATTTGTGTCAGTTCTTTCTCGTCGCTCTTTCTGATTTTTTCGAGAACCGATTCTCCCGTCGCGGGATCCATTCGCATATCGATGGGACCTGCCGCCCGAAAACTGAATCCCCGTTCGGGACGATCCAATTGCAAACTCGAAACTCCCAAATCGAGATAGATCCCATCTACTTTTTCGAAATCCAGTTTTTTTAAAACACCCGCAATGTCTGAAAAATTGGCTTTGACAATTCGCGCGCGATTTTCAAAAAATTTGAGATTCTCTTTTGCAATCTTTAAAATCTCCTCGTCCTGATCCAAACCAATCAAAACACCGGATGGATTCGAGGCTTCCAACACAGCAACAGCGTGTCCCGCGGCACCCAACGTTCCATCAACATAAATTCCCTCAGATGACGGCGCCAAACATTCCAGTAATTCCTTTAAAAGAACCGGTGTGTGAACCGTTACCCCACCACCTGTCCTTTGGTCTGCAAGACCAACCGACTTCGTCGATAGAACCGGTGTATGAACCGTTACTGCCATTCATCCTCTGAAATGGGAGCAAAACTGATCACAGCATCTTCCACGGAAGGGTAAACCTCTTCTTCAAAACCCATGAATTTAAAAATATTGGAAATATAATCATTGCCACCGGCCCACTTTACTTCACCGCCCTGCTTTTCAATTTGATGAACTCGTTCGACAAGATGCGGAACTAATTTATAATCGATGTGTGCAAGACCCGAGAGATCAAGAACAACTCTTTCTGATTTGTTTTGCATCGCCTGATCCAAAAGAGAATCAAACTGCCGGTAATTATTTCGTTCCAAATCTCCCGTTACATTCATCACGAGAACATCATTGAGGTGCTTGATTTCAAACATGGCTCTCTCCTTTACAATCCAAGTTCCGCTAATTTTTCCTGCATCGATTCAAGTTTTTCCTGCGACGCTTCAAAAACTTTTTCCCAACGCTCCTTCGACCAAATTTCAATTCGTTGTGTCATCCCCACCACCACGGCTTCTTTGCCGATCGCAGAGTAATCACGCAATGCGGAGGGAAGAAGAATGCGCCCCTGTTTATCCAAAGGACATTCCGCGGCAGACGCGATAAAAACTCTTTGCAACGCTTTGACCTCTTCTAAAAATTGAGGAAGATTTGCTATTTTCTTTTCAAATTCCTGCCAGACGGGGACCGGATAAGCCCATAAACATTGATCGAAATGTGTAACGATCAAACGTTCATCAAATTGGGTCGTTAAAATTTCACGAAATTTGGAAGGGATGGCGACCCGCCCTTTTCCATCCACTCCATAGGTAAATGTACCTCTAAACATAGTGTTTTCAATCAGTTGTGATTATTCCCCACTTTTCCCCACTTATTGGGAAAGTTAAACTATCCACCACCACCCGTCAAGAAATTTCCTATGTAACTGCTTGAAAAAACGCTATTTTTTCCATTTTTGACCTCAAAAAATAGAGTGAAAAATCAGCCGCTAAATTCAGTAATTGAAATGCATTCTATAAGTAAAGCATCATAGTTGCGTATAAACACCGAATAAATAAGCAACAATTTGATGGATGACGGGTCCTGCTCGCCGCTGGACTGCACGCCCTCCCGAAAGATCGGGCTGACAGTCCATCGGCGATCACCCGTCATCCATCAAATGGTTTTTTTGTTTGACAGAGCTTCTGCTTGTAAGTACCGACTAACAACTATGTGAATGAGCATCCGGCTTTGCCGGTGCGAATGAAAGGGGTACGGGGGGAAGGAGCCACGAAGTGGCGAGTCGTTCCCCCCGATATTATGGAACTTTGGAAAGAGTTTGAGGCGAATCAATTAACACACAGTGCGGCGCACTATCTCGTTGCGGTCCACGATTTGATTGGCGAACAGGGTTATGCCCGATCTTCGGGTGTCGCGAAAAAATTGGGTATTGCGCGGTCAAGCGCCTCCATGGGCCTTCACGCCCTCATTGAAAAAGGATTTCTCAAGGAAGACGCCAACAAGTTTCTTCAAATCACGGCGAGGGGTCAAAAGTTGGCAAAAGAAATCATTGGGAAAAAAATTGTTTTGAAACGTTTTTTTCAGAACATTCTCAAAGTGGATCCGTATCAGGCCGAAGTCGATACCTGCAAAATTGAACATCTTGTCAGTTCTGAAACTGGAGCCAATCTTCTGGCATTTATTCGATTCATCTCTTCCAACAAACCAGAAGTAAAAAAAGTTTTGGAAATGTTTTGGAAAAATCGCACTGCCTGCGATACAACTTCCCTCAAAGAATTAATACCGAGCAAGTTGCATTCCATAAAATGAAAATTGGTTCCTATCAAATCCACATTCTCGAAACCGGCGCGTTCGCACTAGATGGCGGGGCGATGTTTGGCGTTGTTCCCAAAACACTCTGGGGAAAAAAAATCGCGGCGGATGAAAAAAACCGGATCGGCATGCACTTGCGCTGTTTGTTGATAACAGGAGATGGGCGCAACATTCTGATTGATTGCGGAATGGGGACGAAGTGGGATGAAAAGATGCGTGAAATTTATCGTCTCGATTATTCTCAGTTCACATTGGACAAAGCCTTGGCTGAACACCATTTAACCCCCTCCAAAATCACTGACGTTATTTTAACGCATCTTCATTTCGATCATGCCGGAGGGTCAACATTTCAGGACACAACGGGCAAACTGATTCCGGCTTTTCCCAATGCCACTTATTACACACAAAAACAAAATCTTGAGTGGGCCTCCAACCCAACTGAAAAAGACAGGGCAAGTTATATTAAAGAAAACTGGGAGCCGCTTCAAAAAGCGGGTGTTTTAAAAATTGTAGACGGGAAAAAAGAAATTCTTCCGGGCGTTCACGTAAAACGTTTTTTTGGACACACACAAGGAATTCAACTTCCACTGTTGGATGACGGAAAAAATAAACTTTTTTTCTGCGGTGATGTGATTCCAACTTCACCTCATCTTGGAATTCCATGGGTGATGGGTTATGATAACTTCCCCCTCACAACGATGAAAGAAAAAAAACAGATTCTGTCTGCCGCCGCGCAGGAAAATTGGGTTCTTGTTTTTGAACACTGCCCGCTCATGGCCGCCGCCACTGTCCATGCCACTGAAAAAGGATATCAACCAACCGCTTTTTCTCTCTGAGAAATAATCCGTTTTTTTTGCCACATCACAAAAAAATAAAGGGTGCCGAAGACAAGAACAGCTCCGACAAAATAAATAAGTTTTGCTTTTAAGACATGCGCCATCACTGCCGGATCTTGTAAAAGTGTTGGTTCATCTCCGATCACCTTTTTTCCAAACCAAGCCAGCACGGCACACCAAAAAGCGGAACCCGCAAGCGTTGCAAGACTGAATTTTTTGAAATCCATTTTCAAAAGACCGGCGGGAATGGAAACAAGATGCCTTGCGACCGGCAACATCCGTGCCAGAAAAATACCACCGACCGCATATTCTTTTGCCCATTGTTCGGCAAAATCCAATTTCTCCGGTGGGAGAAAAAAATATTTCCCGTATTTTAATAATAGAGGTCGTCCAAGCCATTGAGCTACAAAATAAGAGAGAATTGAACCAAGATAAGAGCCAATCATTCCGGCAATAATGACTCCCCAAAAATTGAGTTCACCCTGACTGGCCCAGTAAGCCGCCGGCGGAATGATGATTTCGCTGGGAATGGGAACAACCGTACTTTCAATAGCCATCAATACCACAACACCGATGTAATGCCATTTCAGCAAAAACCCGAACCAGATTGTCAGGAAATGATGGAACATATTTTATGATTTAAAGAGGAAGTTGGAAAATTTTTCAACTCTCCGGGTTTGATCCATTGATAATCGACATAAATATCATTCTTTTTCGGTTCACCCTTTTGATAACAACACAAAATGGGTGTCACATAAAAGCGCTGATTCATGATGGAATGATGAATAATCGGAAAAACTTTTTGTTGTTGAACACCTAATCCTATTTCCAAATCAAACCGCGGAAATTCCCACATCGACTGTAAATGCTTTTTCCCATTTCTTTTTGCAAGCAGATAAAAACCGTTTTTTTGAATCAACGCCGCTGTCACAGAAATTTTTTGCGTCGGTTTCTTTTTTTGAGGAGTGGGGTAATCCTCCATTGTTTTTTGTTCAAACGCCAAACATTCATCTCGCAAAGGACAACCCAAACACTTGGGAGCTGATGGCAAACAAACTGTCGCCCCCAATTCCATCATGGACTGATTAAAATTTCCCGGTTTCTTTTTACTCCGCAAACTCTTCGAGTTTGCTTCGCAGCCCGGCAAAGCCGGACCTTGACCTCCTCCCCATTGGATAACCAGTTTGTTGGCCAGCTTCCATAATTTTTTTTTGAGTAGTTTGGCTTTTGGATCTCCTTTCAGCGCAAAAAGACGCGTTAAAACACGGATTACATTTCCATCCACCAAACCAACCGCTTTTTCAAAAGCAATGCTGGCAACGGCAGAGGCGGTGTATTCGCCTACACCCGGCAACTCCAACAAGGATTCCTTCGTGTCGGGAAATTTTCCATTCAATTCAAAAATAATTTTTTGCGCGGACGCGTGTAAATTGCGCGCGCGTGAATAATATCCAAGTCCCGACCAAAGCATCAACACCTCTTCAATGGAAGCTTTGGCCAAAGATTTCAATGTGGGAAAACGCGTCAAAAACCGCTCATAAAAGGGAAGCATCGTTTCAACTTGCGTCTGCTGTAACATGATTTCAGACAATAATATGTGATAAGGATTGGGAGGTTTCACACGCCATGGCAAATTGCGCTTGTTCGCATCATACCAAGCCAAAAGCCTCCCCATTTTTGGTCCATCGTCCATGGTCCATAGTCCATGGTCCCGTTTTACAGTGGACTTCACCTCTGCTTCATGCTGGAGAAAACAAGATGTTGTCAACACAGGAAAACTGGCCCAAAGCAAAAGTCGCCTTCGCGGGCTATTTTTTGTTGGCATTGCTTCAATGGCCCAGCAGTTACCTCATCATCCATATTTCGTTGAGTTTGGGTGTGATCCTCAATGAATGGGGCTTTCTTGCGGGCATGTCCCTCTTCATTGCATGGAAAAGTAAATCCAAACTTTCTCTACTCTTTCCTTTTCGACCCGTTAAAAAGAATAATTTTTTTCTTCTGCTCGTTATGACGTTTTCCATGGTGGTGATTGTCGACTATCTTCTTTTTTTGAGCGAAAAAATTCTCCCTCCCGATCCGGCTGTTAAAATAGCACTCGAGCAACTGATGAGCATCCATTCTTTTGGCGATGGGCTTTGGCGCTGGTTTTTGATCTGTCTTTCCCCAGCTTTTTGCGAGGAACTCTTTTTTCGCGGGTTTTTGCAGAATACTCTCGCTCATCGCTGGAAGGTCAATGGTGCTATGCTTTTCGCCGCGGTCAGTTTCGCACTCATCCACGGTGTTCCGCAATATCTTCATCTTTATTTTTTGCTGGGACTTTATTTGAGCTGGCTTTTTAAAGTAAGCGGCAATCTCTGGTTTTCGATGATTGCTCATCTTATTAATAACAGTTGGACATTCCTGACCTTTATCTTCGACAAAAAAATTCCCGCGGGAGGTGTCTGGCATCCAACTGACAGTCTAGTCATGGGGATTGCTGTTCTGGTTTTCGCGATTGCCGCTTCTCGTTTTGCCAAGGAAGTTCAAAATCCTTCATTCGTCGGGATGACAACTTCTCCGAATTGAAAACCTAATGCTTTTCCCTGCCAGCTATTTCTTTGTTCCAACGCTTCTTCCACGGCATTCACCACACCCAATTTATTGACGGACCATTCAGGAGCCAGCGTCAATTGGCGCGGCGCATGCGCATTCATGCGATGAACCAACAGATGAGGAGGGGTGTGTTCCATGAAATCAACGACCCAATCGGCATATTTTTCCAGAGTCGGCGGTTCATAAACCCCTTTTTGATAATCCTCCGCCAAAACGGTCCCCTTCACGACATGTAAATTGTGAATTTTAATCCCATCGATTGGTTGTGTTGCCAAATAATGCGCTGTTTCCAAAATATCCTCTCTCGTTTCTTGGGGAAGTCCCAACACAACATGGGCACAAACAG encodes the following:
- a CDS encoding MBL fold metallo-hydrolase, translated to MKIGSYQIHILETGAFALDGGAMFGVVPKTLWGKKIAADEKNRIGMHLRCLLITGDGRNILIDCGMGTKWDEKMREIYRLDYSQFTLDKALAEHHLTPSKITDVILTHLHFDHAGGSTFQDTTGKLIPAFPNATYYTQKQNLEWASNPTEKDRASYIKENWEPLQKAGVLKIVDGKKEILPGVHVKRFFGHTQGIQLPLLDDGKNKLFFCGDVIPTSPHLGIPWVMGYDNFPLTTMKEKKQILSAAAQENWVLVFEHCPLMAAATVHATEKGYQPTAFSL
- a CDS encoding metal-dependent transcriptional regulator; amino-acid sequence: MNEHPALPVRMKGVRGEGATKWRVVPPDIMELWKEFEANQLTHSAAHYLVAVHDLIGEQGYARSSGVAKKLGIARSSASMGLHALIEKGFLKEDANKFLQITARGQKLAKEIIGKKIVLKRFFQNILKVDPYQAEVDTCKIEHLVSSETGANLLAFIRFISSNKPEVKKVLEMFWKNRTACDTTSLKELIPSKLHSIK
- a CDS encoding DedA family protein, which produces MFHHFLTIWFGFLLKWHYIGVVVLMAIESTVVPIPSEIIIPPAAYWASQGELNFWGVIIAGMIGSYLGSILSYFVAQWLGRPLLLKYGKYFFLPPEKLDFAEQWAKEYAVGGIFLARMLPVARHLVSIPAGLLKMDFKKFSLATLAGSAFWCAVLAWFGKKVIGDEPTLLQDPAVMAHVLKAKLIYFVGAVLVFGTLYFFVMWQKKRIISQREKAVG
- the rsmH gene encoding 16S rRNA (cytosine(1402)-N(4))-methyltransferase RsmH; translation: MAVTVHTPVLSTKSVGLADQRTGGGVTVHTPVLLKELLECLAPSSEGIYVDGTLGAAGHAVAVLEASNPSGVLIGLDQDEEILKIAKENLKFFENRARIVKANFSDIAGVLKKLDFEKVDGIYLDLGVSSLQLDRPERGFSFRAAGPIDMRMDPATGESVLEKIRKSDEKELTQILREYGEERLAPKIARALLEKIRRGELQTTLDVATSVFNIYPPRQRYGRIHPATRTFQALRIWVNDELGSLKRFLSAAPALLKEGGHLCVMSYHSLEDRIVKHTFRDLSKKGFKILTKRPVIASKEEIKVNPRSRSAKLRVLLLPPSPQPPSPRGRG
- the mraZ gene encoding division/cell wall cluster transcriptional repressor MraZ — encoded protein: MFRGTFTYGVDGKGRVAIPSKFREILTTQFDERLIVTHFDQCLWAYPVPVWQEFEKKIANLPQFLEEVKALQRVFIASAAECPLDKQGRILLPSALRDYSAIGKEAVVVGMTQRIEIWSKERWEKVFEASQEKLESMQEKLAELGL
- a CDS encoding STAS domain-containing protein translates to MFEIKHLNDVLVMNVTGDLERNNYRQFDSLLDQAMQNKSERVVLDLSGLAHIDYKLVPHLVERVHQIEKQGGEVKWAGGNDYISNIFKFMGFEEEVYPSVEDAVISFAPISEDEWQ
- a CDS encoding NUDIX domain-containing protein — translated: MDDGPKMGRLLAWYDANKRNLPWRVKPPNPYHILLSEIMLQQTQVETMLPFYERFLTRFPTLKSLAKASIEEVLMLWSGLGYYSRARNLHASAQKIIFELNGKFPDTKESLLELPGVGEYTASAVASIAFEKAVGLVDGNVIRVLTRLFALKGDPKAKLLKKKLWKLANKLVIQWGGGQGPALPGCEANSKSLRSKKKPGNFNQSMMELGATVCLPSAPKCLGCPLRDECLAFEQKTMEDYPTPQKKKPTQKISVTAALIQKNGFYLLAKRNGKKHLQSMWEFPRFDLEIGLGVQQQKVFPIIHHSIMNQRFYVTPILCCYQKGEPKKNDIYVDYQWIKPGELKNFPTSSLNHKICSIIS
- a CDS encoding CPBP family intramembrane metalloprotease, which codes for MVHRPWSIVHGPVLQWTSPLLHAGENKMLSTQENWPKAKVAFAGYFLLALLQWPSSYLIIHISLSLGVILNEWGFLAGMSLFIAWKSKSKLSLLFPFRPVKKNNFFLLLVMTFSMVVIVDYLLFLSEKILPPDPAVKIALEQLMSIHSFGDGLWRWFLICLSPAFCEELFFRGFLQNTLAHRWKVNGAMLFAAVSFALIHGVPQYLHLYFLLGLYLSWLFKVSGNLWFSMIAHLINNSWTFLTFIFDKKIPAGGVWHPTDSLVMGIAVLVFAIAASRFAKEVQNPSFVGMTTSPN
- a CDS encoding penicillin-binding protein; its protein translation is MKVRFTNPALTKEDKSKKRLKFFYLALCFGFLMIIGRAVDLMLQDNEKLEEIALRQYRAAIQQASDRSRILDRKGQELAISVPTWSLYVDPKHLKNGAQMAQSLAPVLGVSKESLLEKFKEKKRFVWIKRRVTAATMEKVRQLNLEQLHNIKENMRFYPHGALAASILGAVGVDAQALAGIEMAYDSYLMIQPTSGVYLRDARGQLYRTPSPNEGPLNKGDVYLTLDKNLQFFAEKVVTEAVQKSNAKAGLAMLLNPKTGAILGMANYPSYNPNRFDQVDFEAWRNRAVTDVYEPGSTFKVITAAAAIESGVASPQDKFFCENGFLQFEDGRVVHDHEPYGWLTLADVIKVSSNIGIYKVSQKLGREKFYEVITGFGFGHKTGIDFPGEVGGILRHYKKWRPIEQANISFGQGIGITPLQILSAFGTIANGGTRMKPYLVEKIIGKNGEILFEEQPQSVAQPISSRTASMLTEMLKRVVEKGGTAPLAAIEEYPVAGKTGTAQKVEGHGGYSKGKYVASFIGFAPSNDPQLVGLVLLDEPQSSYYGGVVAGPAFKELMLHALPYLGVPPQDEKGVWIAKKETLPEPAKMVADTAMTQEGNLFKVPDFHGSSLRHVLKSAGAFPIEVEFKGRGKAITQRPEAGALVSAGSKIFVEFEPMY